DNA from Tachypleus tridentatus isolate NWPU-2018 chromosome 8, ASM421037v1, whole genome shotgun sequence:
AACCACTGTTACGATGTACAGTATTCAAGAACTGAAACTGATAAAGTGATATAAGGCATATATATGATACATATCATAAAGAAACTATGATTAATTGAATATCTGGTGTTTTTGACACAAAAGTTTTAGGCAGTTTGTTGAGATGTTGAACAGTTCTCTATATATTGTTTTTGCTTTCTTTCTGGTTTTGGAGATGGAGTTTCGAACTCTATGCTGAACTTTTCATAGCTGTTCGTTGTGATTTATCTTATGAGAcactggtaaaaaaagatattaatGAAAAGTCGTAAATAATCCTTTAGATTTGTGCTTTTAGGTACATGATTTGAAGTTGTTTAGCTTGTGCATAATTGAGATATGGATGTTCTTCGTCTAATTACCTTAAGTTTCAAATACTGTGTCTCTAAACAGAGGAATGTTAATATGttgttaataatgtaatattattcttaatttattttgaaaactttcacACTGAACAGACGAaggttaataatgtaatattattcgATAAGTGTTAAACAAGCTATTTAATTTCACTTGTATTCTGTTAATGACaggttaaatatttcacatttatgttAGGAAAACTTTTATTCGAATCACTTGTGTTAGTTACATGCATTTACCGAGACATCCGCGGACGCAAAACGTCGCTGTGTCCTTCACGGCTCATCTATTCCCAACAAGAAGCCGGATTTTTCGCCCCACTTGACACCATCTTCGAGGTACAAGAAAACCCCGGTAACTGAGGGTTTATGTCTATAGTTGCTCGAGGGTAGAAGAAGGTCAGATTGGGAAAGAAAATAAAGAGGTCGGGAGAGGGGAATTCATCTCTAAGTAaacttaagaaatgtttcttatGTTTGGTTCGATTTCAACGAAATGATGCATGTAGGAAAACGGAGCGTGCATATTTCAAAACCGTGTGTTTGGACGGGCATTGAATGTAACGTCATTACCCTTACTGTTACGTTAACATAATGGAACCAATAACCATAGAGACAAATACCTAAATGTCTTGCACAGTGTAATAACTAATATCATTTATTATTCGTTAGCATTTACGAAGTTAACGTCATTAGAAAATGACAACAGGCAGGAGAATCACTGTCTGACAGCAACGAGGTGTAACTGGACATCTTTTACCTGTAGACAGTACTAAGTGTGCGACACCTAGGAGAAGACGGCTATGTTACTCCATCTGTAATTGAAATGTGACATAGAGCAGGAAACATGCACCAAGATATTCAAATTATACTCTACCATGTACGGCGACTCCAGGGTAGCTCCTCAAACTGTGACTCCTGATTTTTACGTCTTCAAAATCATGttactttgaaaattattaactGATAAAACAATATGCTTAAAATATTCCGGGTGGAAacgttaaagtttaaattatattctgtTGAGAATGTGAACATTTTTTCTCGATTGTCTTCAAAACCTGAAATTTAAGAAACTAAGATTTGCGGTTGGAATCATGACAGACTAAGCAGAACCTTAAATCAGTCTTTCTTATTAATACCCAATACACGCTGTATAAGTAATCGGAGGATGGATAATTTGTGTTAAATACTTACATCATAAGCGAttgaaaattgtaaaatgaaGATTTTTCATAAGTGTTTCCAAGTCACAGAAagggtttaaataaaaaaaaattaacaaaaataatataagcaCTTTGGATTTTTTATGCTCTGTAGAAGCTAATTATAAGTGGTGGAAGGACTTTTTGTTATTGTCACACTCCACGGGAACTCTGACTACAAAtaataaagacattaatacaagtaatagaaacattaactaaaacaataaaaacactttttgttattttcaccCCGGGGGACTTTAATTAcgagaaataaaactttaactacaggtaatataaatattaactaaaataatagAAGCATTTTTTGTTATTGTCACCCCCCGGGGAAGAACTTTaactataataagtaataaaacattgactACGAGATATAAAAACGTTAAATACAATAATAGAAGCATTTTTTGTTAATGTCACCCCCGGAGAACTTTAACTAcgagtaataaaacattaactacaagatataaaaacattaaatagaatAATGGAAGCACTTTTTTTATTGTCACACCCCACGGGAACTTTAACTACAAATAGCAGaagtgatttttattatatttgtgaacgtaaataaaataacaacttatatCTCTAGAATTTAACTTCAGTAACTTAATATTTCTCTATTACAGCTTCATCAGGAGTTATTAATTTTCCACCACTTTAATAATTCAGTGGCACGTGTCGTTATTTTCTTTACGTTTATAACAATTTATCGTAATAAACACCAGTTTGCATTAAATAAAGTCAAGAATGCGGGTTTTATTACTGTTACACGTGGAAGaaagagtttttattattattatactctaACTACAGCTGGTAAAAgctgtttgtattatttaaaaatctgtaCGAATCTATAAGTGTGATGTCATCAACAATGCATTGAGGAATGCCCAATCAGTGTAAGTGCGTCTGGTTCGATcttctaaaacaaattattattggtGTTTTTGCAGAACAGTAGTCTTGGGTACACAGAATTTGAAAATACTGAGTCACCACTAGGAATATATCTCacaaaactttgtgtttatttattcattttgtaatcGGACACGCTATACAACTATATACCAAGTAGAAGAGACTTGCTAATACTTACATTcatcaagtgtttgtttttttttgatacacaaaacatataaattagACCCTGTACGGTTCTTGACAAAATTACACACCTTATTAAACTACAAATTAACTGTAGCAAACAACAAAACCTGCAGAACTggtaaataagtatatatatatatatatatatataggtaatcAGCGATCAATTGAATCTGAAGTGAGCTAACGTAAAAACTACTGGCcagtttgtttttgtcttttcaCTTGAAAAATGAGGTAAGCATATTTTTTTACTCTTTGATTTGGGTAAAATCACCTGTGATTcaacaattacaaacaaaactttcatctGTTTCTATCTTTCTTTATTTATACAGTTGCGCTTAAAATGCTATGGAAATAGAACACTTGTAACTAGAAAgttatcttaaaaatataaattgggATAATTTTTTATCATGATGCAACTCTTAGTAAAACTGAATAAACTGAGCTACAGATGAATGAGAATGTCGTTAGATCtatgttaaagtttaaatatttaacgcTAGGGATTTATTGTCCACATAATTGCACTTTCCATAAAGTAACGGTGGTAATTCGGACCAAAACTGTAGTATACCACACATAATACAATCATGGCACCTTAATAAGcaatatgaaagaaaaacacacaaaaatcttGCAATAAATtcatacaatttatattttatgagcTAAGGAAAGTTTgggttaaatatttctgtttaatgaTTCTCTTTCTTATTCACTGATGTTAACACCCACCATTTCTGTGTTTCAGAACATGAATCAGATTGTAACTTAGCATTTCGTTCCACCCACATAAATATTCTATAACTGGTTCCACCCACATAAATATTCTATCATAGCATCATTCTGTTTTCATGAGATTAGACCAAAGAGTAGTGTTCATGCACTATTTAGTGTTGAAAACAAAGACTGCATCTGTTCAGAACACTAAATAATGCATGAACACCTTTCTTATACGAGTCTTAAAATGAAACGACATAACAATTGGTAAAACGGCTCCTGAGACAGTTCTGTTTGCATTCTATATTATTGTACATACATAGTGCCTGCCTAGCAACAGAAATGGATTGTGTTTTTACTGCTCTCTGTAGTATTGTTTAACAAGAGGAATAACCAAGGATTCTAAGTACTATCTATTGAAGGCAGGAGGTGGGggtaaaaacacatgaaaaccttTGTTTATGTCTCGTTTTCTCATACTGACAGAATATCTGTATTTCTTGAGAAAATACCCATACGTGCCGAATTGTTAGGTTTAAAAGGTTGCATGTTTTCATCTGAAGAGAAACAGATGATTGACACTACTGTTTTCTGTTTCTGATAAGCCAGGTAAACAACGGTGGTTTGCTGTTTCTACCGAACCCCATGGACACGTGGcattactgtatattaattatCGTTGTTATTAGTGTTGATTTTATGATCCTGATAAACCAGATAAACACCTCTTGttgttgtatattaaataatattgttgttcgTGGTGGTTCGGAGTTCCTGCTGAACCAGATATATTTGTGGCATCATTATATGTCATAAATCATTGTTGTTAGCGATACTTTGACTTTCACTTTCATTActtcagaaaataatgttttactgacATTTTTCACAGCAATAAGATTTCTGTCACATCTGTCACGCTATTTTAATGTTTCCCACAATTCCACTGATATTTAAAGCTGTCTAGGACGAGAAGAATGCGATAATAATTTTATGAGTTGTGTTTTTCTCTTAAATATCTCTGAGTGATAATTTCAAGCTCGAAGCTCTTAAATCGTTACAGGTTATATTAGTCGTTACTTATTTACGAGACATCCCAACAATagtagataataataatacatttctgCTCTTTGCAGGTTAAAACCTCGTTTTACAATCTCTTTATAGTACAGTACTTGTAACTGGTACCGAGTGATAGTGATATTTCGGTATTAAAATCCATAATTaattattagataaaataaatcgTTACTGAACAATGACCTCGTATAGCTTCAAGGGTACCTTCCAACATTTATCTTAACTTCTGACGGTTATTGGATTTGAAACATCAATGcaaaatgtacaaaacaataattcgctttgattttcttttttacagttgTTGGAGGCCAAAGTAATCTGTGTATAGATAGCAAGTGACACTCATATTGATGCTATAGGCTTACCCACAAACCTTAGATAGAAAGAAAAGTCCTACCTTAAACCCCATTTCCTTCGATCTGCGACTAGTTTCGGCGTGCCCTGTCTGTCTATAATAGTCTCATACACAGCCATGCACAATATTTGATATATGCTcgatataaaacaatgttttatttactacCACTTAGGGTTAGGGCGAGCATTTTCTAAGTTCACTCTATACAAGTCAACCACCAGCTGAGCAGGTTCAGTTTTACACGCTCAGATACACAAATAAACGGAATATTAAGGTTGTTCACTGATAATTTTCATTGTCCGCAAACCCTGTCAGTCAGTGGGCAGTCAGCGACTGTCCGACAGGATGAATTGAATGGCCAGCTGGGTGACGGTTTGGAGAGTGAAGCATGGGTGGACTGTGAGAATGGTTGTGGAGGCGCTGCGGACTGCTACCATGGGGACCGCCGTCCGAGTGGCTCATCAGTATCTCGCTGTTGTTGTTGGCAGACACTGTCAGCGGTCCGGTTTGGTTGGTGTCGTTGTTCCGACCCAGTGAACTTACAGGAGGGgtcattcttttttctttttgacGGCGATTACAAAACCAGACTCGTACGACCTCTTTCTCTATCTTTAGGCTACTTGCGAGGGCGGTGATGTCTTGCGCCGAAGGTTTAGGCTGTTTGTGAAAGTGATTTTCTAAAACACCTTTCACACTCACCTCTATGCTCGTTCGCTTTTTCCTCTTACGGCCCTGAGCGGCTATCTTGTCAATAGACGTCGGAGTCCCAGTGGTGCTGTCCGCTTCTTCCAACCACTTGGCAAGCAGAGGCTTCAACTTGCACATGTTTTTGAAACTAAGCTGTAGAGCTTCGAATCTACAGATTGTAGTTTGACTAAAGACGTTACCGTAAAGGGTGCCTAACGCCAGCCCCACATCCGCCTGTGTGAACCCAAGCTTGATTCGGCGCTGTTTAAACTGTCTAGCAAAGTTTTCCAGTTCATCCGAGGAAGGTGGTGGTGACTCGATAATTCCAGATTCGTC
Protein-coding regions in this window:
- the LOC143223577 gene encoding POU domain, class 3, transcription factor 4-like, producing MQNAYDGLGTARQIGGTHASRSMATGLSNLYNGTSNVESLTNTHGITSREMQVASSQGGYARESPEMKYMPPQHQGQNGHSLGPHHQWVSLPSHNDPPGWSSSMHHHGLHSPDIKPLHHSGSELHHSSLTHHRPPQHMTTWHPSSLTGQHMVGMSPSTNSSPPLHHSAYTMNGMLTHGGAQIHPAMREVPQHVAGDHLPQIQHNLLQSDNGFHRIHLESDESGIIESPPPSSDELENFARQFKQRRIKLGFTQADVGLALGTLYGNVFSQTTICRFEALQLSFKNMCKLKPLLAKWLEEADSTTGTPTSIDKIAAQGRKRKKRTSIEVSVKGVLENHFHKQPKPSAQDITALASSLKIEKEVVRVWFCNRRQKEKRMTPPVSSLGRNNDTNQTGPLTVSANNNSEILMSHSDGGPHGSSPQRLHNHSHSPPMLHSPNRHPAGHSIHPVGQSLTAH